A stretch of the Clavibacter sp. B3I6 genome encodes the following:
- a CDS encoding 1-acyl-sn-glycerol-3-phosphate acyltransferase has product MFYWFMKNLVAGPVLRSTFRPWVTGLENIPAKGGVILASNHLSFIDSVFLPLLVDRNLVFLAKSDYFTGTGLKGWATKMFFTATGMLPIDRSGGKASEASLNTGLRVLAEGRMLGIYPEGTRSPDGKMYRGRTGVARMILEGEVPVVPIAMIDTEKVMPIGTRIPKVRRIGVVIGEPLDFSRFAGLEGDRFILRSITDEIMYELSRLSGQEYVDVYATSVKEKRASAAR; this is encoded by the coding sequence ATGTTCTACTGGTTCATGAAGAACCTGGTCGCGGGACCCGTCCTCCGCAGCACCTTCCGCCCCTGGGTCACCGGCCTCGAGAACATCCCCGCGAAGGGCGGCGTCATCCTCGCGAGCAACCACCTGTCGTTCATCGACTCCGTGTTCCTGCCGCTCCTGGTCGACCGCAACCTCGTCTTCCTCGCGAAGAGCGACTACTTCACGGGCACCGGCCTCAAGGGCTGGGCCACGAAGATGTTCTTCACCGCCACGGGCATGCTCCCCATCGACCGGTCCGGCGGCAAGGCCTCCGAGGCGTCGCTCAACACGGGGCTCCGCGTCCTGGCCGAGGGCCGGATGCTCGGCATCTACCCCGAGGGCACCCGCAGCCCCGACGGCAAGATGTACCGCGGCCGCACGGGCGTCGCCCGCATGATCCTCGAGGGGGAGGTCCCGGTCGTCCCGATCGCGATGATCGACACCGAGAAGGTCATGCCCATCGGCACGCGCATCCCCAAGGTCCGCCGGATTGGTGTGGTCATCGGCGAGCCGCTAGATTTCAGTAGGTTCGCCGGCCTCGAGGGAGATCGGTTCATCCTCCGCTCCATCACCGACGAGATCATGTACGAGCTCTCGAGGCTGAGCGGCCAGGAGTACGTCGACGTCTATGCGACCTCGGTCAAGGAGAAGCGCGCGAGCGCGGCCCGCTGA
- a CDS encoding LysM peptidoglycan-binding domain-containing protein, with protein MPMTEPTPPRDPSRSADSSTGRSAARRSKALLATMPIVLVGSLAVSLGMATPAEAAPVKRVPKAKSGPTQTKIPRVAAPAVAPAAAPMVAAPATYVVEQGDTVSGIAGRFGISTASVLAQNGLGWKTTIFPGQTLTLGGSGASSSTPAPATAPRGSGASYTVVAGDTVSGIAGKHGVSTSAVLQANGLQATSTIFPGNRLTIPGASAPAAPSAPAAPASASPAATAGLSGTYTIETGDTLHSIAQESGVTVQDLLNANGLNWSSIIYAGSKLTIPHASAAVVQVASLHGTTILTDEMRRNARAIVQVGRDAGVSDYGLVIALATAAQESTLRNLDWGDRDSIGLFQQRPSQGWGQPAQLNDPVFASRAFFGGPVNPNPGATRGLLDIAGWKSMTVTQAAQAVQYSAYPDAYAKWEASAWAWLDEIG; from the coding sequence ATGCCCATGACCGAACCCACCCCTCCTCGCGACCCCAGCCGGTCCGCGGACTCCTCGACCGGACGCTCGGCAGCCCGCCGCTCCAAGGCGCTCCTCGCCACCATGCCGATCGTGCTGGTCGGCTCGCTCGCCGTCAGCCTCGGGATGGCGACGCCCGCCGAGGCCGCTCCCGTCAAGCGCGTGCCGAAGGCCAAGTCCGGTCCCACGCAGACGAAGATCCCGCGCGTCGCCGCGCCCGCCGTCGCCCCGGCCGCCGCGCCCATGGTCGCCGCACCCGCCACGTACGTCGTCGAGCAGGGGGACACCGTCTCCGGCATCGCCGGCCGCTTCGGCATCTCCACCGCGTCGGTGCTCGCGCAGAACGGCCTCGGCTGGAAGACCACCATCTTCCCCGGCCAGACCCTCACCCTCGGCGGCTCCGGCGCTTCCTCCTCCACCCCGGCGCCCGCGACGGCGCCCCGCGGGTCCGGGGCGAGCTACACGGTCGTCGCCGGCGACACCGTGTCGGGCATCGCGGGCAAGCACGGCGTCTCGACGTCCGCCGTCCTCCAGGCCAACGGGTTGCAGGCCACGAGCACGATCTTCCCGGGCAACCGGCTCACGATCCCCGGCGCGTCGGCTCCCGCCGCACCCTCCGCTCCCGCGGCGCCGGCCAGCGCATCGCCCGCCGCGACCGCGGGGCTGTCCGGCACCTACACGATCGAGACCGGCGACACGCTGCACAGCATCGCCCAGGAGTCCGGCGTCACGGTGCAGGACCTCCTGAACGCCAACGGCCTCAACTGGTCGAGCATCATCTACGCCGGCAGCAAGCTCACCATCCCGCACGCCTCCGCCGCGGTCGTGCAGGTCGCGTCGCTCCACGGGACGACGATCCTGACCGACGAGATGCGCCGCAACGCGCGCGCCATCGTGCAGGTCGGACGGGACGCCGGCGTCAGCGACTACGGCCTCGTCATCGCGCTCGCGACGGCAGCCCAGGAGTCCACCCTCCGCAACCTCGACTGGGGCGACCGCGACTCCATCGGCCTGTTCCAGCAGCGTCCGAGCCAGGGCTGGGGCCAGCCCGCCCAGCTGAACGACCCCGTCTTCGCGTCCCGCGCGTTCTTCGGCGGACCCGTCAACCCGAACCCGGGAGCGACGCGCGGTCTGCTGGACATCGCCGGCTGGAAGTCCATGACCGTCACGCAGGCGGCGCAGGCCGTGCAGTACTCGGCCTACCCGGACGCGTACGCCAAGTGGGAGGCCTCGGCCTGGGCCTGGCTCGACGAGATCGGCTGA
- a CDS encoding peptide deformylase, translated as MTERQIRLFGDPVLKTVSSEIREIDEGVRALVEDLLDSVRPDGRAGVAAAQIGVNLRAFSYDVGPAFGYILNPVIEELRGEAVLVDEGCLSVPGLWFPTMRHPEAVISGIDLDGNAVRLEGTGVLAQAFQHEVDHLDGLVYLDRLDKQRRREAMKQVRESDWF; from the coding sequence ATGACTGAACGACAGATCCGCCTGTTCGGCGATCCGGTGCTGAAGACCGTCTCCTCGGAGATCCGCGAGATCGACGAGGGCGTGCGCGCCCTGGTCGAGGACCTCCTCGACAGCGTGCGGCCCGACGGCCGGGCCGGGGTGGCGGCGGCGCAGATCGGCGTGAACCTCCGGGCGTTCAGCTACGACGTGGGGCCGGCGTTCGGCTACATCCTCAACCCGGTCATCGAGGAGCTCCGCGGCGAGGCCGTGCTCGTCGACGAGGGCTGCCTCTCGGTGCCCGGCCTGTGGTTCCCCACGATGCGCCACCCCGAGGCCGTGATCAGCGGCATCGACCTGGACGGGAACGCGGTCCGCCTCGAGGGCACGGGCGTGCTCGCGCAGGCGTTCCAGCACGAGGTGGACCACCTCGACGGCCTCGTGTACCTCGACCGGCTCGACAAGCAGCGCCGCCGCGAGGCGATGAAGCAGGTGCGCGAGTCCGACTGGTTCTGA
- a CDS encoding class II 3-deoxy-7-phosphoheptulonate synthase: MASEHLVPAHPDVLAGLDHWRTLEVKQQPAWPDAAAVHAASAEIALLPPLVFAGEVDQLRSRLAAAADGRAFLLQGGDCAETFAGATADQIRNRVKTVLQMAVVLTYGAAMPVVKMGRMAGQFAKPRSSDSETRGDLTLPAYRGDIVNGYDFTPESRAADPARLVKGYHTAASTLNLIRAFTQGGFADLREVHSWNKGFAANPANQRYEQLARDIDRAIKFMEAAGADFDDLKRVEFYTGHEGLLMDYERPMTRIDSRTGTPYNTSAHFIWIGERTRDLDGAHVDFLSRVRNPLGVKLGPSTTPETVHELIEKLDPDREPGRLTFITRMGAGRIRDALPPLLEAVKASDANPLWVTDPMHGNGLTTPTGYKTRRFDDVVDEVQGFFQAHRAAGTHPGGIHIELTGDDVTECLGGSEHIDEATLATRYESLCDPRLNHMQSLELAFLVAEELAAARG, from the coding sequence GTGGCCTCTGAGCACCTCGTCCCCGCCCACCCCGACGTCCTCGCCGGACTCGACCACTGGCGCACGCTCGAGGTCAAGCAGCAGCCCGCCTGGCCGGACGCCGCCGCGGTGCACGCCGCCAGCGCCGAGATCGCGCTCCTGCCGCCGCTCGTGTTCGCGGGCGAGGTCGACCAGCTGCGCAGCCGCCTGGCCGCCGCCGCCGACGGCCGCGCGTTCCTCCTCCAGGGCGGCGACTGCGCCGAGACCTTCGCCGGCGCGACCGCCGACCAGATCCGCAACCGCGTGAAGACCGTGCTGCAGATGGCCGTCGTCCTCACCTACGGCGCCGCGATGCCCGTCGTGAAGATGGGCCGCATGGCCGGCCAGTTCGCGAAGCCCCGGTCGAGCGACTCGGAGACGCGCGGCGACCTGACGCTGCCCGCCTACCGCGGCGACATCGTCAACGGCTACGACTTCACCCCGGAGTCCCGGGCGGCGGATCCCGCGCGGCTCGTGAAGGGGTACCACACGGCCGCCTCCACGCTGAACCTCATCCGCGCCTTCACGCAGGGCGGGTTCGCCGACCTGCGCGAGGTGCACAGCTGGAACAAGGGATTCGCCGCGAACCCCGCCAACCAGCGCTACGAGCAGCTCGCCCGCGACATCGACCGCGCCATCAAGTTCATGGAGGCCGCGGGCGCCGACTTCGACGACCTCAAGCGCGTCGAGTTCTACACCGGCCACGAGGGGCTGCTCATGGACTACGAGCGGCCCATGACCCGCATCGACTCGCGCACCGGCACGCCGTACAACACGTCGGCGCACTTCATCTGGATCGGGGAGCGCACGCGCGACCTCGACGGGGCGCACGTCGACTTCCTGTCGCGCGTCCGCAACCCGCTGGGCGTCAAGCTCGGCCCGAGCACCACGCCCGAGACGGTCCACGAGCTCATCGAGAAGCTCGACCCGGATCGCGAGCCCGGCCGCCTCACCTTCATCACGCGCATGGGCGCCGGGAGGATCCGGGATGCCCTCCCGCCCCTGCTCGAGGCCGTCAAGGCGTCGGACGCGAACCCGCTGTGGGTCACCGACCCGATGCACGGCAACGGCCTGACCACGCCGACCGGCTACAAGACCCGTCGCTTCGACGATGTGGTCGACGAGGTCCAGGGCTTCTTCCAGGCCCACCGGGCGGCGGGCACGCACCCGGGCGGCATCCACATCGAGCTCACCGGCGACGACGTCACGGAGTGCCTCGGCGGCTCCGAGCACATCGACGAGGCCACCCTCGCGACGCGCTACGAGTCGCTGTGCGACCCGCGGCTCAACCACATGCAGAGCCTCGAGCTCGCGTTCCTCGTCGCGGAGGAGCTGGCGGCCGCGCGCGGCTGA
- a CDS encoding ROK family glucokinase has protein sequence MHAIGIDIGGTKIAGAVVDELGVIAAEDRVPTEASSPDAIVEAVVGMVERLRAQHPDAVAVGVAAAGFIDAAQSTVYYAPNINWRNEPVREKLRGRIDLPIVIENDANAAGWAEFRYGAGRLVSDMVTLTIGTGVGGAIVADDRLFRGGFGAGAELGHMRVVPDGLPCGCGARGCIEQYGSGRALLRTADELADLGGTHGAGLAARRQEVGTLTGHDVSDLIQAGDPGALLALRRLGGWLGEAAASIGAILDPQMFVIGGGVAQAGDLLLDPIRDAYLAHLPARGYHPEPEFRIAELVNDAGVVGAADLARLHAAALRHGA, from the coding sequence GTGCATGCAATCGGGATAGACATCGGCGGGACGAAGATCGCGGGAGCCGTGGTCGACGAGCTCGGCGTCATCGCGGCGGAGGACCGGGTCCCGACCGAGGCGAGCAGCCCGGACGCCATCGTCGAGGCCGTCGTCGGCATGGTCGAGCGCCTGCGCGCCCAGCACCCCGACGCCGTGGCCGTGGGCGTCGCGGCGGCCGGCTTCATCGACGCCGCGCAGTCCACCGTCTACTACGCCCCGAACATCAACTGGCGCAACGAGCCGGTGCGCGAGAAGCTGCGCGGCCGGATCGACCTGCCCATCGTCATCGAGAACGACGCGAACGCCGCCGGCTGGGCCGAGTTCCGCTACGGCGCGGGCCGTCTGGTCAGCGACATGGTCACCCTCACCATCGGCACCGGCGTGGGCGGCGCGATCGTCGCCGACGACCGCCTCTTCCGCGGCGGGTTCGGCGCGGGCGCGGAGCTCGGCCACATGCGCGTCGTGCCCGACGGACTGCCGTGCGGCTGCGGCGCCCGCGGCTGCATCGAGCAGTACGGTTCCGGCCGCGCGCTCCTCCGCACCGCCGACGAGCTCGCGGACCTCGGCGGCACGCACGGTGCGGGCCTCGCCGCGCGCCGCCAGGAGGTGGGCACGCTCACCGGCCACGACGTGAGCGACCTGATCCAGGCCGGCGACCCCGGCGCCCTCCTCGCCCTCCGTCGCCTCGGCGGCTGGCTCGGGGAGGCGGCCGCCAGCATCGGCGCGATCCTCGACCCGCAGATGTTCGTCATCGGCGGCGGCGTCGCCCAGGCAGGCGACCTCCTGCTCGACCCGATCCGCGATGCCTACCTCGCGCACCTCCCGGCCCGCGGCTACCACCCGGAGCCGGAGTTCCGCATCGCCGAGCTCGTGAACGACGCCGGCGTCGTGGGCGCGGCCGACCTCGCCCGCCTGCACGCCGCCGCCCTCCGTCACGGAGCCTGA
- the pknB gene encoding Stk1 family PASTA domain-containing Ser/Thr kinase — protein MTSSPTDPMIGRLLDGRYQVRSRIARGGMATVYVATDLRLERRVAVKVMHGHLADDSAFRDRFIQEARSAARLAHPNVVNVFDQGQDSDMAYLVMEYLPGMTLRELLQEYERLTPEQTLDILEAVLSGLAAAHKAGIVHRDLKPENVLLADDGRIKIGDFGLARAVSANTATGQALLGTIAYLSPELVTRGIADTRSDIYAVGIMMYEMLAGEQPFKGEQPMQIAYQHANDQVPTPSIANASVPVELDELVLWATARDPEQRPRDARALLDELYAVQNRLDARSGDPAPLQRTVVFPSAPALPPVTTGETQVVGGPPVMLRQETERSEPESVAALVSAGQRRRARGWVLALLIVMLAALAGGTGWYYGQGPGARVPVPTVAEMAVDDAAGTLQGQGFVVARAEEPSVDVAVGHVTRSDPASGTPVDQGSTVTVYASTGPQLLDVPDVVGSAEGDARTRLQDVPFVVQESTIRQYGDAEEGTVVQVLDAAGAPIGAQYPEQQPVTLVVAAGPIPDVNGRSVDQAVATLAQAGLVGEAGKQSFSDDVEKGEVISVYPVNQDPVRSGLDGAPGSTVGLEVSKGPDLVAVPAVVGLTRDEAKAALDAAGFKYAYSAFWDALPNSITRVASASPEAQALARRGSTINLGITASG, from the coding sequence GTGACCTCCAGCCCGACCGACCCGATGATCGGCCGTCTCCTCGACGGCCGGTACCAGGTCAGGTCCCGCATCGCGCGCGGCGGCATGGCGACGGTCTACGTCGCCACCGACCTGCGCCTGGAGCGCCGCGTGGCCGTCAAGGTCATGCACGGCCACCTCGCGGACGACAGCGCCTTCCGCGACCGCTTCATCCAGGAGGCGCGGTCCGCTGCGCGCCTCGCGCACCCCAACGTCGTGAACGTCTTCGACCAGGGCCAGGACTCGGACATGGCGTACCTCGTCATGGAGTACCTGCCCGGCATGACGCTCCGCGAGCTGCTCCAGGAGTACGAGCGGCTGACGCCCGAGCAGACCCTCGACATCCTCGAGGCCGTGCTGTCGGGGCTGGCCGCCGCGCACAAGGCCGGGATCGTGCACCGCGACCTCAAGCCCGAGAACGTGCTGCTCGCGGACGACGGGCGCATCAAGATCGGCGACTTCGGCCTCGCGCGCGCCGTCAGCGCGAACACCGCGACCGGCCAGGCGCTCCTCGGCACGATCGCGTACCTCTCCCCCGAGCTCGTCACGCGGGGCATCGCGGACACCCGCAGCGACATCTACGCCGTCGGCATCATGATGTACGAGATGCTCGCCGGGGAGCAGCCCTTCAAGGGCGAGCAGCCCATGCAGATCGCGTACCAGCACGCCAACGACCAGGTGCCGACGCCCAGCATCGCCAACGCGTCCGTGCCCGTCGAGCTCGACGAGCTGGTGCTGTGGGCGACCGCGCGGGATCCCGAGCAGCGCCCCCGCGACGCCCGGGCCCTCCTGGACGAGCTCTACGCCGTCCAGAACCGGCTCGACGCGCGGTCCGGCGACCCCGCCCCGCTCCAGCGCACCGTGGTGTTCCCGAGCGCCCCGGCGCTGCCGCCCGTCACGACGGGCGAGACGCAGGTGGTCGGCGGTCCGCCCGTCATGCTGCGGCAGGAGACGGAGCGCTCCGAGCCGGAGTCCGTCGCCGCGCTGGTCTCGGCGGGACAGCGCCGTCGCGCGCGCGGCTGGGTGCTCGCCCTCCTCATCGTCATGCTCGCCGCCCTCGCGGGCGGCACCGGCTGGTACTACGGCCAGGGACCCGGAGCGCGCGTGCCGGTCCCGACCGTCGCGGAGATGGCGGTCGACGACGCCGCGGGCACGCTGCAGGGCCAGGGCTTCGTGGTCGCGCGCGCCGAGGAGCCGAGCGTGGACGTCGCGGTGGGGCACGTGACCCGCAGCGATCCGGCGTCGGGCACGCCCGTCGACCAGGGATCCACCGTGACCGTCTACGCCTCCACCGGCCCGCAGCTCCTCGACGTGCCCGACGTGGTCGGCAGCGCGGAGGGCGACGCCCGGACCCGGCTGCAGGACGTGCCCTTCGTGGTGCAGGAGTCGACCATCCGCCAGTACGGCGACGCGGAGGAGGGCACGGTCGTGCAGGTCCTCGACGCCGCCGGCGCGCCCATCGGCGCCCAGTACCCCGAGCAGCAGCCGGTGACCCTGGTGGTCGCGGCCGGCCCGATCCCGGACGTCAACGGGCGCTCGGTCGACCAGGCCGTCGCGACGCTCGCCCAGGCGGGCCTCGTCGGCGAGGCCGGCAAGCAGAGCTTCAGCGACGACGTGGAGAAGGGCGAGGTCATCTCGGTCTACCCCGTGAACCAGGACCCGGTCCGCTCCGGGCTCGACGGCGCGCCGGGCAGCACGGTGGGGCTCGAGGTGTCGAAGGGCCCCGACCTCGTCGCCGTCCCGGCGGTCGTCGGGCTCACGCGCGACGAGGCGAAGGCAGCGCTCGACGCGGCCGGGTTCAAGTACGCGTACTCGGCGTTCTGGGACGCGCTGCCCAACAGCATCACGCGGGTCGCCTCGGCGAGCCCCGAGGCGCAGGCGCTCGCGCGGCGCGGTTCGACGATCAACCTCGGCATCACGGCCTCCGGCTGA
- a CDS encoding mycothione reductase, with translation MTSTHPTPDETPDERYDLVVVGGGSGNSIVDERFADQRVLLVDDGAHFGGTCLNAGCIPTKMLVHVADVAAGTREGAALGIRASVEAVDWPAISARVFGRIDAISEGGREWRESGAENVTLLRESVGFEAPGVLVTASGQRITADRIVLAAGSRPRPLPAAYTPDPAIHDSDSIMRIAELPASLLIVGGGYVAAEFAHVFSHLGVHVTQVARSPHLLAHLDEDVSTRFTTLARTQWDLITDCEVEEIERDGDVLRSRLASGHLVETEAVLVALGRIPNTDTLAVANAGYDLHEDGRIVVDAEQRVLAGGEPVPGVFALGDISSEHQLKHVANHQARVVQHNLLHPDDLVGGAPGPVPQAVFSRPQIGSFGLTEAEARAAGPVVTVEQPYSSTAWGWALEDTTSFCKLVVDPRDGGTILGAHIIGSDSAALIQPLLTAASLGHRVTGLARAQYWPHPAVTEVVENALLSAESAVADWARENGPGDAPAGAGRP, from the coding sequence ATGACCAGCACGCACCCGACGCCCGACGAGACGCCCGACGAGCGCTACGACCTCGTGGTCGTGGGCGGCGGATCCGGCAACTCCATCGTCGACGAGCGCTTCGCCGACCAGCGGGTCCTGCTCGTGGACGACGGCGCGCACTTCGGCGGCACCTGCCTCAACGCGGGCTGCATCCCCACCAAGATGCTCGTGCACGTGGCCGACGTCGCCGCGGGGACGCGCGAGGGCGCCGCCCTCGGGATCCGCGCCTCGGTCGAGGCCGTCGACTGGCCCGCGATCAGCGCGCGCGTCTTCGGCCGCATCGACGCCATCAGCGAGGGGGGACGCGAGTGGCGCGAGAGCGGCGCGGAGAACGTCACGCTCCTGCGCGAGAGCGTCGGCTTCGAGGCGCCCGGCGTGCTCGTGACGGCCAGCGGGCAGCGGATCACCGCGGACCGGATCGTGCTCGCGGCGGGGTCCCGGCCGCGCCCGCTCCCGGCGGCGTACACGCCGGACCCGGCGATCCACGACTCCGACTCGATCATGCGCATCGCCGAGCTCCCGGCCTCGCTCCTCATCGTGGGCGGCGGCTACGTGGCGGCCGAGTTCGCCCACGTCTTCAGCCACCTGGGCGTGCACGTCACGCAGGTGGCCCGCTCCCCGCACCTCCTCGCCCACCTCGACGAGGACGTGTCCACCCGCTTCACGACGCTCGCGCGCACCCAGTGGGACCTCATCACCGACTGCGAGGTGGAGGAGATCGAGCGCGACGGCGACGTGCTGCGCTCGCGCCTCGCATCCGGCCACCTGGTCGAGACGGAGGCGGTCCTGGTCGCGCTCGGCCGGATCCCCAACACCGACACGCTCGCCGTCGCCAACGCCGGCTACGACCTGCACGAGGACGGCCGCATCGTCGTGGACGCCGAGCAGCGCGTGCTCGCGGGCGGGGAGCCGGTGCCCGGCGTCTTCGCGCTCGGCGACATCAGCTCGGAGCACCAGCTCAAGCACGTCGCGAACCACCAGGCCCGCGTCGTGCAGCACAACCTGCTGCACCCCGACGACCTCGTCGGCGGCGCGCCCGGGCCCGTCCCGCAGGCCGTGTTCTCGCGTCCGCAGATCGGCTCGTTCGGCCTCACGGAGGCGGAGGCGCGGGCGGCCGGCCCGGTCGTCACGGTCGAGCAGCCGTACTCGTCCACCGCCTGGGGCTGGGCGCTCGAGGACACGACGTCGTTCTGCAAGCTGGTGGTGGATCCGCGCGACGGCGGCACGATCCTCGGCGCGCACATCATCGGCTCCGACTCGGCCGCGCTCATCCAGCCCCTCCTCACGGCCGCGAGCCTCGGCCACCGGGTCACGGGGCTCGCCCGCGCGCAGTACTGGCCGCACCCGGCCGTGACGGAGGTCGTCGAGAACGCCCTGCTCTCCGCCGAGTCCGCGGTGGCCGACTGGGCACGGGAGAATGGTCCGGGCGATGCGCCCGCGGGGGCCGGTCGACCCTGA
- a CDS encoding Rv2175c family DNA-binding protein, whose protein sequence is MRDVNEPYSDREWLTVPDLVDLLGLTVSRVRRLIEDRRLLAVRLDGVLKVPAVFLRDGEPLSELRGTIMVLGDNGFTDEEAMDWLLTEEPSLSAAPVDALLAGRKAEVRRVAQATA, encoded by the coding sequence ATGAGAGACGTGAACGAGCCCTATTCCGACCGTGAGTGGTTGACCGTCCCCGATCTCGTCGACCTCCTGGGTCTCACCGTGAGCCGCGTCCGACGGCTCATCGAGGACCGGCGCCTGCTGGCCGTCCGCCTCGACGGCGTGCTGAAGGTCCCGGCCGTGTTCCTGCGCGACGGCGAGCCGCTGTCGGAGCTCCGCGGCACGATCATGGTCCTCGGCGACAACGGGTTCACCGACGAGGAGGCCATGGACTGGCTGCTGACGGAGGAGCCGAGCCTCAGCGCCGCTCCCGTCGACGCGCTCCTGGCCGGACGCAAGGCCGAGGTGCGACGGGTGGCGCAGGCGACGGCCTGA
- a CDS encoding long-chain fatty acid--CoA ligase: MEQHTMPAAVEARPEDNVTDVLVHRVRTSPDAPLFALPDGSGGWTDVSASEFHRQVVALAKGFVAAGIEPGERIGMMCRTRYEWTLVDFAVFFAGGVLVPVYETSSPGQVHWNMQDSGSVAVVLESAEHFSRFDEVHPELPAVRHVWQIDLGDLDKLARQGVDVPDEEIERRRNIAVGSDMATLIYTSGTTGRPKGCVLTHANFVELARNAEVAMSEVVQVGASTLLFITTAHVFARFISILNVQAGVKTGHQADTTQLLPALASFKPTFLLAVPRVFEKVYNSSEQKAEGAGRGKVFRKAAEVAYAHSVAVDAGKVPLALALQFTLFDALVYSKIRQAMGGRVRYAVSGSAPLGLRLGHFYRSLGLTILEGYGLTETTAPVSVNLVAGFRIGTVGPALPGVSTRITDEGEIEVKGVNVFDGYWQDEEATAAVFDDGWFRTGDLGSYDADGYLTITGRKKEIIVTAGGKNVAPAALEDPIRANPLVGQVVVAGDRRPFISALITLDPEMLKVWLGNNGQDPSLTLEQASQNPAVLAEVQRAVDAANATVSRAESIRKFVVLPVELTEAAGHLTPKLSIKRQVVLDAFADVITRIYEAAPNTEGHSLVH, from the coding sequence GTGGAACAGCACACCATGCCCGCCGCCGTCGAGGCGAGACCCGAGGACAACGTCACCGACGTCCTCGTCCACCGCGTGAGGACGAGCCCCGACGCTCCGCTGTTCGCGCTGCCGGACGGGTCCGGCGGGTGGACCGACGTCTCGGCGTCCGAGTTCCACCGCCAGGTCGTCGCCCTCGCGAAGGGCTTCGTCGCCGCCGGCATCGAGCCGGGCGAGCGCATCGGCATGATGTGCCGCACGCGCTACGAGTGGACGCTCGTCGACTTCGCGGTCTTCTTCGCCGGCGGCGTCCTCGTGCCCGTCTACGAGACGTCCTCCCCCGGCCAGGTGCACTGGAACATGCAGGACTCCGGCAGCGTCGCCGTGGTCCTCGAGTCCGCCGAGCACTTCTCCCGCTTCGACGAGGTGCACCCGGAGCTGCCCGCGGTGCGGCACGTGTGGCAGATCGACCTCGGCGACCTCGACAAGCTCGCGCGGCAGGGCGTCGACGTGCCGGACGAGGAGATCGAGCGCCGACGCAACATCGCCGTGGGCTCCGACATGGCGACCCTGATCTACACGTCGGGCACCACGGGACGGCCCAAGGGCTGCGTGCTCACCCACGCGAACTTCGTCGAGCTCGCGCGGAACGCCGAGGTCGCGATGAGCGAGGTCGTGCAGGTCGGCGCGTCCACGCTGCTGTTCATCACGACGGCGCACGTGTTCGCGCGCTTCATCTCGATCCTCAACGTGCAGGCGGGCGTGAAGACCGGCCACCAGGCCGACACCACGCAGCTCCTCCCCGCGCTCGCGTCGTTCAAGCCGACGTTCCTGCTCGCCGTCCCGCGCGTGTTCGAGAAGGTCTACAACTCCTCGGAGCAGAAGGCGGAGGGCGCCGGCCGGGGCAAGGTGTTCCGGAAGGCCGCCGAGGTCGCGTACGCGCACTCGGTCGCGGTCGACGCGGGGAAGGTGCCGCTGGCGCTCGCGCTGCAGTTCACGCTGTTCGACGCGCTCGTCTACTCGAAGATCCGGCAGGCGATGGGCGGTCGCGTGCGCTACGCGGTGAGCGGGTCCGCGCCCCTCGGCCTCCGGCTCGGCCACTTCTACCGCTCGCTCGGGCTCACCATCCTCGAGGGCTACGGGCTCACGGAGACGACGGCACCCGTGAGCGTGAACCTCGTCGCCGGCTTCCGGATCGGCACCGTGGGGCCCGCGCTCCCCGGCGTCTCCACGCGGATCACCGACGAGGGCGAGATCGAGGTCAAGGGCGTCAACGTCTTCGACGGCTACTGGCAGGACGAGGAGGCGACCGCGGCCGTCTTCGACGACGGCTGGTTCCGCACGGGCGACCTCGGCAGCTACGACGCGGACGGCTACCTCACGATCACGGGACGCAAGAAGGAGATCATCGTCACGGCGGGCGGCAAGAACGTGGCGCCCGCCGCGCTCGAGGACCCGATCCGCGCCAACCCGCTCGTCGGGCAGGTCGTGGTCGCGGGCGACCGGCGGCCGTTCATCTCGGCGCTCATCACGCTGGACCCCGAGATGCTCAAGGTCTGGCTCGGCAACAACGGCCAGGACCCGTCGCTGACGCTCGAGCAGGCGTCGCAGAACCCCGCGGTGCTCGCCGAGGTGCAGCGCGCGGTCGACGCGGCCAACGCGACGGTCTCGCGCGCCGAGTCGATCCGGAAGTTCGTGGTGCTCCCGGTGGAGCTCACCGAGGCGGCCGGGCACCTCACGCCGAAGCTCAGCATCAAGCGCCAGGTGGTGCTCGACGCGTTCGCCGACGTCATCACCCGGATCTACGAGGCGGCGCCGAACACCGAGGGCCACTCGCTGGTGCATTGA